The Deltaproteobacteria bacterium genome window below encodes:
- a CDS encoding AraC family transcriptional regulator: MMTSKQSWRVGGRKQDVLPALAFRAFFWRESATTRAAVSSDREEGAMYAVEPRRGSVADRDASLIERYRRHYREQGAFVEKSLVMGNPGSRLRLELPDEAGSGWAELVLMDRGLGVGMCDYELSRPLRGEYLDVRTTIGFNLLLSGEFEVVLPGAAATREIIRGGDLWLCRNFAACARYFQPSAKVIRGLSLELPRSMVESWLSDCRCGLSRTLELILRDAGTAQAALPMGMRPLSRCPRRTAPLIRAAGKLLATNRDTVCGRLHFESLALDLLAQILAFDYPDQNRPASRACPAIDAAIDILRAEWADPPTIAVLARRVGLNECYLKAGFRQRTNQSIGEYVRSLRMEHALELIESGTCSIMETALSVGYSNPSHFSAAFKRFHGRLPSAYASRG; this comes from the coding sequence GTGATGACATCCAAACAGTCATGGCGCGTTGGTGGTCGAAAACAGGACGTTTTACCGGCGTTGGCGTTTCGCGCGTTTTTTTGGCGAGAAAGCGCCACGACAAGGGCAGCCGTGAGCAGTGATCGGGAGGAGGGGGCCATGTACGCAGTGGAGCCGCGCCGAGGAAGCGTGGCGGACAGGGACGCATCGTTGATCGAGCGCTATCGTCGTCATTACAGGGAGCAGGGGGCTTTTGTCGAAAAGTCCCTGGTCATGGGGAATCCGGGTTCGCGCCTGCGTCTGGAGCTGCCCGACGAGGCGGGCAGCGGTTGGGCCGAGCTGGTCCTCATGGACCGGGGGCTGGGCGTGGGCATGTGCGATTATGAGTTGTCCCGGCCCCTGCGCGGCGAATATCTGGACGTCCGCACGACCATCGGCTTCAACCTGCTGCTTTCCGGCGAGTTCGAGGTGGTTCTGCCGGGCGCCGCCGCGACCCGGGAAATTATCCGTGGCGGGGATTTGTGGCTTTGTCGGAATTTCGCGGCCTGCGCCCGGTATTTTCAACCTTCGGCCAAGGTCATCCGGGGGCTTTCCCTCGAATTGCCCCGGTCCATGGTCGAATCCTGGCTGTCCGACTGCCGCTGCGGTTTGAGCCGGACCCTGGAGCTCATCCTGCGCGACGCGGGGACGGCCCAGGCCGCGCTCCCCATGGGCATGCGCCCCTTGTCCCGGTGTCCCCGCCGGACCGCGCCCCTGATCCGCGCCGCCGGAAAGCTCCTGGCCACCAATCGGGACACGGTTTGCGGCCGGCTTCATTTCGAATCCCTGGCCCTGGATCTGTTGGCCCAGATTCTGGCCTTCGACTACCCGGATCAGAACCGGCCCGCTTCCCGCGCGTGTCCGGCCATCGACGCGGCCATCGACATCCTGCGCGCCGAATGGGCCGATCCTCCGACCATCGCGGTCCTGGCCCGGCGCGTGGGCCTGAACGAATGCTATCTCAAGGCCGGTTTCCGCCAGCGCACCAACCAGTCCATTGGCGAGTACGTGCGCTCCCTGCGCATGGAACACGCCCTGGAGCTGATCGAGTCCGGCACCTGCTCGATCATGGAGACCGCCCTGTCCGTGGGCTATTCCAACCCCAGCCATTTCAGCGCGGCCTTCAAGCGTTTCCATGGTCGGCTGCCCTCGGCCTACGCGTCCAGGGGCTGA
- a CDS encoding MoxR family ATPase — protein MKPSEIVNALETLIHVQQPVFLWGAPGVGKSQVVSQVAVAHGLELVDVRAVLLDPVDLRGIPRIDAQGNAVWCPPSFLPRSGQGVLFLDELNSAPPLVQAACYQLILDRKLGEYTLPEGWVIIAAGNRESDRAVTHRMPSALANRLVHLDFEPDLDDWLDWATRAGIDARLRAFLRFRPKLLHAFDPSRNEKAFPSPRSWEFVSRILRAGARWATLRDLLKGAVGEAAAAECLGFLELCGRMPDVDEVLADPGQTPIPEDPAVMYALCESLARRASDTTMPSLAVVAGRLPVEFGVLLMRDAAATDPDIVETGAFQAWASANSDVLVSA, from the coding sequence ATGAAACCTTCCGAAATCGTCAACGCCCTGGAAACCCTTATTCACGTGCAACAGCCCGTATTTTTGTGGGGCGCGCCCGGCGTCGGCAAGAGCCAGGTCGTGTCCCAGGTGGCGGTCGCGCATGGCCTGGAGTTGGTCGATGTGCGCGCGGTTTTGCTCGATCCCGTGGATCTGCGCGGCATTCCGCGTATCGACGCCCAGGGCAACGCCGTATGGTGCCCGCCGTCCTTTTTGCCCCGCAGCGGTCAGGGCGTGCTTTTTCTGGATGAACTCAATTCCGCGCCGCCCCTGGTCCAGGCCGCGTGCTATCAGCTCATTCTGGACCGCAAACTGGGCGAATACACCCTGCCCGAGGGCTGGGTCATCATCGCCGCCGGGAACCGGGAGTCGGATCGGGCCGTGACCCACCGCATGCCCTCGGCCCTGGCCAATCGGCTCGTGCATCTGGATTTCGAGCCGGACCTCGACGACTGGCTGGATTGGGCGACCCGGGCCGGGATCGACGCCCGATTGCGCGCCTTTCTGCGCTTCAGGCCCAAATTGCTGCACGCCTTTGACCCCAGCCGCAACGAAAAGGCCTTTCCTTCTCCCCGATCCTGGGAGTTCGTGTCCCGTATTTTGCGGGCCGGAGCGCGCTGGGCCACCTTGCGCGACCTGCTCAAAGGGGCCGTGGGCGAGGCGGCGGCCGCCGAATGCCTGGGCTTTTTGGAATTGTGCGGCCGGATGCCCGATGTGGACGAAGTGCTGGCCGATCCGGGCCAGACGCCCATCCCCGAAGATCCGGCGGTCATGTACGCGCTGTGCGAATCCCTGGCCCGGCGCGCCTCGGATACGACCATGCCCAGCCTGGCCGTGGTGGCCGGGCGTCTGCCCGTTGAATTTGGCGTGCTGCTCATGCGCGACGCCGCGGCCACGGACCCGGATATCGTCGAGACCGGGGCCTTTCAGGCCTGGGCTAGTGCCAACAGCGATGTTCTGGTTTCGGCATGA